A stretch of Lysobacter sp. K5869 DNA encodes these proteins:
- a CDS encoding SDR family NAD(P)-dependent oxidoreductase, with translation MKASASMSANNDYPIGEFRSVFDGAEPFLADHIIQGQKILPGMAYLEIARAAVAASAPPGDDAMLVLSDSVFVNALTVKGKRTVVVRVYPGAAGQFGVEVSTEQGVHFQSRVSVQKTSECLAVKGYTPVLDIAGLRARIARPGPTKSAFYQTFRNRGVELGPSHRGVEEIFLDGKGEGLATIRLPGSSTRGMAMDAGALDSIIQSGLALVDNPEADVVPFAVLNTLVVGPLTDTMIVHIRQRPDGMHYVAADERGNVRVIIEGFQTREIDLNAKQDRLSFRRPVWKSVTPSDGDDATVHVVEAGDDYVATTKAVLAAAQSLATDKHARSALELHVTGRDHLARGLWAALKTVSTEHSQIDVRLKTADGYEALAYEDADADIAGEFAWRNGTVALISGGLGALGLLVAQDIAERTTDSTLILLSRRAPNEAQTARIEALRALGANVIHRGCDIARLDEVEQIVADQPEINVVVHAAGLIDDALLIHKTADAVDAVLAPKVQGIENLDRATAGCPLELFVAFSSVAGALGNAGQFDYAAANGYMDAYIEARSARVRARQAQGRSLAVNWPLWEEGAMRIDDASRETLARTYSIKPLPSAEGLRALRLAIASPHANLLPLYGQKNAHAALFAPAKVAAADARPQPSSVELDKLQREILQEMRLQAAQHLKMKPHQINETEDWTNFGFDSILISSFVSHLNNVYDLNLMPTAMFEASNLLRFSQFLAENHAAQMIKKFAANGERATAPAANIPANTPVQPAPREPAVSGGANVSQFARRFREAYRNRSSYRDEDVAVVGMSCRIAGANNPDEFWRMLDQGRDMISEIPADRWDWRDYAGVSRWGSFIDGIKEFDPLFFGISPAEAMYMSPEQRLMMQSVWECIEDAGYGGDSLKGTDTGIYVGCGPSSYTTMMSHLPVEAYSVTGTLSSVGPNRISYHMDWHGPSNPIDTACSSSLVAVHRAIEAIRAGHCAVAIVGGVNALLSPDVYISFTKSGMLCADGRCKTFSDKANGYVRGEGVGMLMLKSLRAAQRDGDDIYAVIKGAAENHGGRTTSLTAPNPNAQAAVILRAIEDAGVDFHRVGYIECHGTGTELGDPVEISGLKTVAKELLGAEAASEKQIAAPCYLGSIKSNIGHLEYGAGVVGMIKLILQIRHRKIAKSLHCDTVSPLIDLRRTPYKVAQQAVEWEVAAGQTRIGGVSSFGFGGVNAHVIIEEYVDAASGHDSENADAAQLLVFSARNAETLHATLQAYPEFLARTDRSAQTLRRIAHTLQTGRTGMQERVAFVARSIDEFDELLRGFLEEKDDFYHRKVYRGSSKAGTGDKLDIGDTQAGQEFMRRLVETGELGKIAELWVTGAKLDWRILRS, from the coding sequence ATGAAGGCCTCGGCATCGATGAGCGCGAACAACGACTATCCCATCGGCGAGTTCCGCTCGGTGTTCGACGGCGCCGAACCGTTCCTTGCCGATCACATCATCCAGGGACAGAAGATCCTTCCGGGCATGGCCTATCTCGAGATCGCCCGAGCGGCGGTCGCGGCATCGGCGCCTCCGGGCGACGACGCCATGCTCGTGCTGAGCGACAGCGTGTTCGTCAATGCATTGACGGTGAAAGGCAAGCGAACGGTCGTCGTACGCGTGTATCCGGGCGCCGCCGGCCAGTTCGGCGTCGAAGTGAGCACCGAGCAAGGCGTGCATTTCCAGAGCCGCGTCTCGGTGCAGAAGACGTCGGAGTGCCTGGCCGTCAAGGGCTATACCCCGGTGCTGGATATCGCCGGACTGCGCGCGCGGATCGCGCGTCCCGGCCCGACGAAATCCGCGTTCTACCAGACCTTCAGGAATCGCGGCGTCGAGCTGGGCCCGTCCCATCGCGGCGTCGAGGAGATCTTCCTCGACGGCAAGGGCGAGGGTCTGGCCACGATCCGCCTGCCGGGTTCGTCCACGCGCGGCATGGCGATGGACGCGGGCGCGCTCGACAGCATCATCCAGAGCGGTCTGGCGCTGGTCGACAATCCTGAGGCGGACGTCGTGCCGTTCGCGGTACTCAACACCCTGGTCGTCGGCCCGCTGACCGACACCATGATCGTCCATATCCGTCAGCGCCCCGACGGCATGCATTACGTCGCCGCCGATGAGCGCGGCAATGTCCGGGTGATCATCGAAGGGTTCCAGACCCGCGAAATCGATCTGAACGCCAAGCAGGATCGCTTGAGCTTCCGTCGGCCGGTCTGGAAGAGCGTGACGCCGTCCGACGGCGACGACGCGACGGTGCATGTGGTGGAGGCCGGCGACGACTATGTCGCGACGACCAAAGCCGTGCTGGCCGCGGCGCAATCGCTGGCCACGGACAAACACGCTCGCTCGGCGCTCGAACTTCACGTGACCGGGCGCGACCATCTCGCGCGCGGGCTGTGGGCGGCGCTGAAGACGGTTTCGACCGAGCATTCGCAGATCGACGTCCGACTCAAGACCGCAGACGGGTACGAGGCGCTGGCCTATGAGGATGCGGACGCCGATATCGCCGGCGAGTTCGCGTGGCGCAATGGCACCGTCGCGCTGATAAGCGGCGGGCTTGGCGCCTTGGGCTTGCTGGTGGCTCAGGACATCGCCGAACGCACGACGGACAGCACCCTGATCCTGCTGAGCCGACGCGCGCCGAATGAGGCGCAGACGGCCCGCATCGAGGCGCTGCGGGCGTTGGGCGCGAACGTGATTCACCGCGGCTGCGACATCGCGCGGCTCGATGAGGTCGAACAGATTGTCGCCGATCAGCCCGAAATCAATGTCGTGGTGCACGCGGCGGGGCTCATCGACGATGCCTTGCTCATCCACAAGACCGCCGATGCCGTCGACGCAGTGCTCGCGCCGAAGGTGCAGGGCATCGAAAACCTCGACCGCGCCACGGCCGGCTGCCCGCTCGAGCTGTTCGTCGCCTTTTCGTCCGTCGCCGGCGCGCTCGGCAATGCCGGGCAGTTCGATTACGCAGCCGCGAACGGATACATGGACGCGTATATCGAAGCGCGCTCGGCGCGCGTGCGTGCGCGGCAGGCGCAAGGGCGTTCGCTCGCCGTCAACTGGCCGCTCTGGGAAGAGGGGGCGATGCGCATCGACGACGCCAGCCGCGAGACGCTCGCCAGGACTTATTCGATCAAGCCGCTGCCGAGCGCGGAAGGCCTGAGGGCGCTGCGCCTGGCGATCGCCTCGCCGCACGCCAATCTGCTGCCGCTTTACGGCCAGAAGAACGCTCATGCGGCCCTGTTCGCTCCTGCGAAGGTCGCAGCGGCGGACGCGCGGCCGCAGCCGTCCTCGGTCGAACTCGACAAGCTGCAGCGCGAGATCCTGCAAGAAATGCGGCTGCAAGCGGCGCAGCATCTGAAAATGAAGCCCCATCAGATCAACGAGACCGAAGATTGGACCAACTTCGGCTTCGATTCGATCCTGATCTCGAGCTTCGTCTCGCATCTGAACAACGTCTACGACCTGAATCTGATGCCGACGGCGATGTTCGAGGCCTCGAACCTGCTGCGCTTCAGCCAATTCCTCGCCGAGAATCACGCGGCGCAGATGATCAAGAAGTTCGCGGCGAATGGAGAGCGGGCCACCGCCCCCGCGGCGAATATTCCGGCGAACACCCCGGTACAGCCGGCGCCGCGCGAACCGGCGGTTTCGGGCGGCGCCAACGTGTCGCAGTTCGCGCGACGGTTCCGCGAAGCCTACCGGAACCGGTCCAGCTATCGCGATGAAGACGTCGCCGTGGTCGGCATGAGCTGCCGCATCGCAGGCGCGAACAACCCCGACGAATTCTGGCGGATGCTCGACCAGGGGCGCGACATGATCAGCGAGATCCCCGCGGACCGCTGGGATTGGCGCGACTACGCGGGCGTCAGCCGCTGGGGGTCTTTCATCGACGGCATCAAGGAGTTCGACCCGCTGTTCTTCGGCATCTCGCCGGCGGAAGCGATGTATATGAGCCCGGAACAGCGGCTGATGATGCAATCGGTCTGGGAATGCATCGAGGACGCGGGCTACGGCGGCGACAGCCTCAAGGGCACCGACACCGGCATCTACGTCGGCTGCGGCCCGAGCAGCTACACCACGATGATGAGCCACCTTCCCGTCGAAGCCTACTCGGTGACCGGCACCTTGTCCTCGGTCGGTCCGAACCGGATCAGCTACCACATGGACTGGCACGGCCCCAGCAATCCCATCGATACCGCTTGCAGCAGCTCGCTCGTGGCGGTGCATCGCGCGATCGAGGCCATCCGCGCAGGGCACTGTGCGGTGGCGATCGTCGGCGGCGTGAACGCGTTGCTCTCGCCGGACGTGTACATCAGTTTCACCAAGTCCGGCATGTTGTGCGCGGACGGTCGCTGCAAGACCTTCTCCGACAAGGCCAACGGCTATGTACGCGGCGAAGGCGTCGGCATGCTGATGCTGAAGTCGCTCCGGGCCGCTCAGCGCGATGGCGACGACATTTACGCCGTGATCAAGGGCGCGGCCGAGAATCACGGCGGACGCACGACCTCGCTGACCGCGCCGAATCCCAACGCGCAGGCGGCCGTGATCCTGCGCGCCATCGAGGACGCCGGGGTCGACTTCCATCGCGTCGGCTACATCGAATGCCACGGCACCGGCACCGAACTCGGCGATCCGGTCGAGATCAGCGGGTTGAAGACCGTCGCCAAGGAACTCCTCGGCGCCGAGGCCGCCAGCGAAAAACAGATCGCCGCGCCGTGTTACCTGGGCAGCATCAAATCCAACATCGGCCACCTCGAGTACGGCGCGGGCGTCGTCGGCATGATCAAGCTCATCCTGCAGATCCGCCACCGCAAGATCGCGAAGAGCCTGCATTGCGACACGGTCAGTCCGCTGATCGACCTCAGGCGCACGCCGTACAAGGTCGCGCAGCAAGCGGTCGAATGGGAGGTTGCGGCCGGGCAGACGCGCATCGGCGGGGTCAGCAGCTTCGGATTCGGCGGTGTGAACGCGCACGTGATCATCGAGGAGTACGTCGACGCCGCGTCCGGTCACGACTCGGAAAACGCCGACGCCGCGCAGTTGCTGGTGTTCTCGGCGCGCAACGCGGAGACCCTGCACGCGACCCTGCAGGCCTATCCCGAATTCCTCGCCAGGACCGACCGCAGCGCGCAGACGCTGCGGCGCATCGCCCACACCCTGCAAACCGGCCGGACCGGCATGCAGGAGCGGGTGGCCTTCGTCGCCCGTTCGATCGACGAGTTCGACGAGCTGCTGCGGGGATTCTTGGAGGAGAAGGACGATTTCTACCATCGCAAGGTCTACCGCGGATCCAGCAAAGCGGGCACGGGCGACAAGCTCGATATCGGCGATACCCAGGCGGGTCAGGAGTTCATGCGCCGGCTGGTCGAGACCGGCGAGCTCGGAAAGATCGCCGAGCTCTGGGTCACCGGCGCGAAGCTGGACTGGCGAATCCTGCGCTCTTAG